The Populus trichocarpa isolate Nisqually-1 chromosome 11, P.trichocarpa_v4.1, whole genome shotgun sequence genome has a segment encoding these proteins:
- the LOC7483632 gene encoding 30-kDa cleavage and polyadenylation specificity factor 30, translating into MEDPEGVLSFDFEGGLDSGPTNPSASMAAIPSDNQGSAMAAAPNTATTGASTSNTTTNNSSDSGAADMQAGRRSFRQTVCRHWLRSLCMKGDACGFLHQYDKSRMPVCRFFRLYGECREQDCVYKHTNEDIKECNMYKLGFCPNGPDCRYRHAKLPGPPPPVVEAVQKTQQLNSYNYGNSNKFFQQRTAGVPQQIEKSPITIIKPSGMESANLQQQQQPQTQTQAQAPNLPNGQQQPNPLNRIATTLPQGISRYFIVKSCNLENLELSVQQGVWATQRSNEPKLNEAFDSAENVILIFSVNRTRHFQGCAKMTSKIGASVGGGNWKYAHGTAHYGRNFSVKWLKLCELSFHKTRHLRNPFNENLPVKISRDCQELEPSIGEQLASLLYLEPDSDLMAISVAAEAKREEEKEKGVNPDSGGENPDIVPFEDNEEEEEEESEEEVEAFGHPLGAAAQGRGRGRGIMWPPHIPIARGARPIPGMRAFPPMMMGADGFSYGAVPDSFGMPDLFGVAPRGFAPYGPRFSGDFTGATSGMMFPGRPSQPGAMFPAGGFGMMMGSGRAPFMGGMGPTASNPLRGPRPGGMFAPLLASSSQNNNRSFKRDQRAAPSDRIDRHSIESDLVRGAAGESNDETRYPQETYKASHEDQFGAVNSNRNDESESEDEAPRRSRHGEGKKKRRGSEGDANPGSDHKQ; encoded by the exons ATGGAGGACCCAGAGGGGGTTTTAAGCTTCGACTTCGAGGGCGGCCTCGACTCGGGGCCCACGAACCCTAGCGCCTCCATGGCAGCGATCCCATCTGACAATCAGGGATCCGCAATGGCAGCTGCGCCCAACACCGCAACCACCGGCGCCAGCACCAGTaacaccaccaccaacaacagCAGCGACTCTGGTGCGGCGGACATGCAGGCGGGGCGACGGAGCTTCCGGCAGACTGTATGTCGGCACTGGCTTCGAAGCCTTTGTATGAAAGGCGACGCCTGCGGATTCCTTCACCAATACGACAAGTCTAGAATGCCTGTATGTCGGTTTTTTAGACTTTATGGAGAGTGCAGGGAGCAGGATTGCGTTTACAAGCACACCAATGAAGATATCAAGGAGTGCAATAT GTACAAGCTGGGGTTTTGTCCCAATGGTCCAGACTGCAGGTATAGGCATGCAAAGTTGCCTGGACCTCCACCTCCGGTTGTAGAAGCTGTTCAAAAGACTCAGCAATTGAATTCTTACAATTATGGAAACTCTAACAAATTTTTTCAACAACGGACTGCTGGTGTTCCCCAACAGATAGAAAAGTCTCCCATTACCATCATAAAACCTTCAGGAATGGAATCTGCTAatttgcagcagcagcagcagccacaGACACAGACACAGGCACAGGCACCAAATCTTCCAAATGGCCAGCAACAGCCTAATCCATTGAACAGAATTGCAACGACCTTACCTCAAGGAATATCTAG GTACTTCATTGTTAAGAGCTGCAACCTTGAAAATTTGGAGTTATCTGTGCAGCAAGGAGTATGGGCAACACAAAGGAGCAATGAACCTAAACTGAATGAAGCTTTTGACTCTGCTGAAAATGTAATCTTGATTTTCTCAGTAAACCGGACTCGGCATTTCCAG GGTTGTGCAAAGATGACATCCAAAATTGGTGCTTCTGTTGGTGGAGGGAATTGGAAATATGCACACGGAACTGCACATTATGGGAGGAATTTCTCAGTCAAATGGTTGAAG TTGTGTGAACTGTCCTTCCACAAAACTCGTCACTTGAGAAACCCGTTCAATGAGAACTTACCAGTGAAG ATTAGTAGAGATTGTCAGGAGCTAGAACCCTCTATTGGTGAGCAATTGGCGTCCTTACTTTATCTGGAGCCAGATAGCGACCTCATG GCAATCTCAGTTGCAGCTGAAGCAAAACgagaagaggaaaaagaaaaaggagtcaATCCTGACAGTGGTGGTGAAAACCCTGACATTGTCCCATTTGAGGACaatgaagaagaggaggaggaagaaagtGAAGAGGAGGTGGAAGCCTTCGGGCATCCTCTTGGAGCAGCAGCTCAAGGCAGAGGGAGAGGTAGAGGAATCATGTGGCCTCCTCACATTCCAATTGCCCGTGGGGCAAGACCCATCCCCGGCATGAGAGCTTTCCCCCCCATGATGATGGGTGCTGATGGTTTTTCATACGGAGCTGTACCTGATAGCTTCGGAATGCCAGATCTCTTTGGTGTGGCTCCCCGTGGATTCGCCCCATATGGTCCGAGGTTTTCTGGTGATTTTACTGGTGCTACATCTGGCATGATGTTTCCTGGGCGGCCTTCCCAGCCAGGAGCTATGTTTCCAGCTGGTGGATTTGGGATGATGATGGGTTCAGGACGTGCTCCGTTTATGGGGGGAATGGGTCCCACTGCATCAAATCCTCTTCGAGGCCCTCGGCCCGGTGGCATGTTTGCACCACTTCTCGCATCATCCTCCCAGAACAATAACCGGTCTTTTAAGAGAGATCAGAGAGCAGCACCCAGTGATCGAATTGACAGACATAGTATAGAATCAGATCTGGTTAGGGGTGCAGCTGGGGAATCAAATGATGAGACAAGATACCCGCAGGAAACATACAAGGCTTCCCATGAAGATCAATTTGGTGCTGTAAATAGCAATAGAAACGATGAGAGTGAAAGTGAGGATGAGGCACCTAGACGGTCAAGGCACGGGGAGGGGAAGAAGAAGCGGCGAGGATCAGAAGGAGATGCTAATCCTGGCTCGGATCACAAACAGTAA